The following nucleotide sequence is from Deltaproteobacteria bacterium.
GCGTTACGCGCATGAGGATGCCGAGCATGTTGGAGCCCAGGGCCACGGCCGGGAGGAAGACGTGCTCCAGACCGTCGCGCACCCCGGCCCAGTTGCCCTGGATGGCGCTGTCGAGGATGTAGAAGCCGGTGATCTGCGGACCGGCGATGCCGTAGGTGTCCCGCCCCGCGGATGGGAGGATGTTCAATATCCCGGCGAACAGCAGGATCAGCATGATCCCGAACCAGAAGCTGGGCATGCTGATGCCGAACAGGCCGAACGTGGTGCCGGTGTTGTCCACCCAGGAGTTGGGCTTGGCCGCGGCCCACACCCCTAACGGGATGGCGAAGATGATGGCGATGATGACCGAGGCCGTAGCCAGCTCCAGGGTGGCCGGGACGCGGCTCAGGATCACGTCCAGCACGGGCTCGTCGTACTTGAAGGAGCGGCCGAAGTCCCCTTGGGCCGCCGACATGAAGAACTTGAAGTACTGGACGTAGACGGGCTGGTCGAGGCCCCACCTTTCCCGGGCCTGGTCGATGTCCTCCTGGGTGGTGTCCTCCCCCAGCAGCATCAGCGTCGGATCGCCGGGAGCGGCCTGGATCAGCAGGAAGACGAGCAGGCTGATGAGCACCATGACCGGGATGGTCCCGACCAGGCGGCGGAGCAGATAGGTTCCCATGGGACGCTCTCTCGAAAAACCTACGGTCTATGACATAGACGGGGGGATTTCAAGGACTGGCGGG
It contains:
- a CDS encoding ABC transporter permease, which produces MGTYLLRRLVGTIPVMVLISLLVFLLIQAAPGDPTLMLLGEDTTQEDIDQARERWGLDQPVYVQYFKFFMSAAQGDFGRSFKYDEPVLDVILSRVPATLELATASVIIAIIFAIPLGVWAAAKPNSWVDNTGTTFGLFGISMPSFWFGIMLILLFAGILNILPSAGRDTYGIAGPQITGFYILDSAIQGNWAGVRDGLEHVFLPAVALGSNMLGILMRVTRSSVLEVMHEEYVTTARAKGLVERKVLWRHVVRNALIPVITVVGLELGTLLSGSIIVETVFSWPGSGSLLVIALNARDHPLVTGLVLVYTVAFVAINFLIDVLYAVIDPRIRY